In a genomic window of Primulina huaijiensis isolate GDHJ02 unplaced genomic scaffold, ASM1229523v2 scaffold37281, whole genome shotgun sequence:
- the LOC140968580 gene encoding disease resistance response protein 206-like, which produces MAELVHINLSLMAIFFLLLSFTTANNRPTRRHHHHQPCKKLVFYFHDILYNGQNSKNATAAIVGAPAWGNTTILAGQNHFGNVVVFDDPITLDNNLHSPPVGRAQGFYLYDKKDVFTAWLGFSFVFNSTDHKGSINFAGADPLMNKTRDISVIGGTGDFFMTRGVATLSTDAFEGEVYFRLRVDINLFECW; this is translated from the coding sequence ATGGCTGAACTTGTACACATAAACCTGAGTCTCATGGCCATTTTCTTCCTGCTCCTCAGTTTTACAACTGCAAACAACCGGCCCACCCGGCggcaccaccaccaccaaccATGCAAGAAACTGGTTTTCTACTTCCACGACATACTATACAATGGGCAAAACTCTAAGAATGCTACAGCAGCCATTGTAGGGGCACCGGCTTGGGGGAACACCACCATTTTAGCGGGCCAGAATCACTTCGGAAACGTGGTTGTTTTCGACGATCCGATCACATTAGATAATAATCTCCACTCTCCCCCAGTTGGTCGGGCCCAGGGATTCTACTTATACGATAAGAAGGATGTATTCACTGCATGGCTAGGGTTTTCTTTCGTTTTCAACTCGACTGATCACAAGGGAAGCATAAATTTTGCCGGTGCCGATCCATTGATGAACAAGACAAGGGACATTTCGGTCATTGGTGGGACCGGTGATTTCTTCATGACGAGAGGTGTAGCGACACTGAGTACCGATGCGTTTGAAGGAGAAGTGTATTTTAGGCTTCGTGTTGATATTAATCTCTTCGAATGTTGGTAA